In Callithrix jacchus isolate 240 chromosome 18, calJac240_pri, whole genome shotgun sequence, one DNA window encodes the following:
- the IVNS1ABP gene encoding influenza virus NS1A-binding protein produces MIPNGYLMFEDENFIESSVAKLNALRKSGQFCDVRLQVCGHEMLAHRAVLACCSPYLFEIFNSDSDPHGISHVKFDDLNPEAVEVLLNYAYTAQLKADKELVKDVYSAAKKLKMDRVKQVCGDYLLSRMDVSSCISYRNFASCMGDSRLLNKVDAYIQEHLLQISGEEEFLKLPRLKLEVMLEDNVCLPSNGKLYTKVINWVQRSIWENGDSLEELMEEVQTLYYSADHKLLDGNLLDGQAEVFGSDDDHIQFVQKKAPRENGHKQISSSSTGCLPSPNATVQSPKHEWKIVASEKTSNNTYLCLAVLDGIFCVIFLHGRNSPQSSPTSTPKLSKSLSFEMQQDELIEKPMSPMHYARSGLGTAEMNGKLIAAGGYNREECLRTVECYDPHTDHWSFLAPMRTPRARFQMAVLMGQLYVVGGSNGHSDDLSCGEMYDSNVDDWIRVPELRTNRCNAGVCALNGQLYIVGGSDPYGQKGLKNCDVFDPVTKLWTSCAPLNIRRHQSAVCELGGYLYIIGGAESWNCLNTVERYNPENNTWTLIAPMNVARRGAGVAVLNGKLFVCGGFDGSHAISCVEMYDPTRNEWKMMANMTSPRSNAGIATVGNTIYAVGGFDGNEFLNTVEVYNLESNEWSPYTKIFQF; encoded by the exons atgaTTCCCAATGGATATTTGATGTTTGAGGATGAAAATTTTATTGAGTCTTCTGTTGCCAAATTAAATGCCCTGAGGAAGAGTGGCCAGTTCTGTGATGTTCGACTTCAG GTCTGTGGCCATGAAATGTTAGCACACAGAGCAGTGCTAGCTTGCTGCAGTCcctatttatttgaaatctttaatAGTGATAGTGATCCTCATGGAATTTCTCATGTTAAATTTGATGATCTCAATCCAGAAGCTGTTGAAGTCTTGTTGAATTATGCCTACACTGCTCA gttgAAAGCAGATAAGGAATTAGTAAAGGATGTTTATTCTGCAGCAAAAAAGCTGAAGATGGATCGGGTGAAGCAG gTTTGTGGTGATTACTTACTATCTAGAATGGATGTTAGCAGCTGCATCTCTTACCGAAATTTTGCAAGTTGTATGGGAGACTCCCGTTTGTTGAATAAGGTTGATGCTTATATTCAGGAGCATTTGTTACAAATTTCAGGAGAAGAGGAGTTTCTTAAGCTTCCAAGGTTAAAG TTGGAGGTAATGCTTGAAGATAATGTTTGCTTGCCCAGCAATGGCAAATTGTATACAAAGGTAATCAACTGGGTGCAGCGTAGCATCTGGGAGAATGGAGACAGTCTGGAAGAGCTGATGGAAGAG GTTCAAACCTTGTACTACTCAGCTGATCACAAGCTGCTTGATGGGAACCTACTAGATGGACAGGCTGAGGTGTTTGGCAGTGATGATGACCACATTCAGTTTGTGCAG AAAAAGGCACCACGTGAGAATGGCCATAAGCAGATAAGTAGCAGTTCAACTGGATGTCTCCCTTCTCCAAATGCTACAGTACAAAGCCCTAAGCATGAGTGGAAAATCGTTGCTTCGGAAAAGACTTCAA ATAACACTTACTTGTGCCTGGCTGTGCTGGATGGTATATTCTGTGTCATTTTTCTTCACGGGAGAAACAGCCCACAGAGCTCACCAACAagtactccaaaactaagtaagAGTTTAAGCTTTGAGATGCAACAAGATGAGCTAATAGAAAAACCCATGTCTCCTATGCACTATGCACGATCTGGGCTGGGAACAGCGGAGATGAATGGCAAACTCATAGCTGCAG GTGGCTATAATAGAGAGGAATGTCTTCGAACAGTCGAATGCTATGATCCACATACAGATCATTGGTCCTTTCTTGCTCCCATGAGAACACCAAGAGCCCGATTTCAAATGGCTGTACTCATG GGCCAACTCTATGTGGTAGGTGGATCAAATGGCCATTCAGATGACCTGAGTTGTGGAGAGATGTATGATTCTAACGTAGATGACTGGATTCGTGTTCCAGAATTGAGAACTAACCGTTGTAATGCAG GAGTGTGTGCTCTGAATGGACAATTATACATCGTTGGTGGCTCTGATCCATATGGTCAAAAAGGACTGAAAAACTGTGATGTATTTGATCCTGTAACAAAGTTGTGGACAAGCTGTGCTCCTCTTAACATTc GGAGACACCAATCTGCAGTCTGTGAGCTTGGTGGTTATTTGTACATAATTGGAGGTGCAGAATCTTGGAATTGTCTGAACACAGTAGAACGTTACAATCCTGAAAATAACACCTGGACTTTAATTGCGCCCATGAATGTGGCTAGGCGAGGAGCTGGAGTGGCTGTTCTTAATG GAAAACTGTTTGTATGTGGTGGCTTTGATGGTTCTCATGCCATCAGTTGTGTGGAAATGTATGATCCAACTAGAAATGAATGGAAGATGATGGCAAATATGACTTCACCAAGGAGCAATGCTGGGATTGCAACTGTAGGGAACACCATTTATGCAGTGGGAGGATTCGATGGCAATGAATTTCTGAATACGGTGGAAGTCTATAACCTTGAGTCAAATGAATGGAGCCCCTATACAAAGATTTTCCagttttaa